The Desulfobacterales bacterium genomic interval ATACCGCCGCAGGGGCGGCGAGAAAAGACCGGGCAGCGCACATTCAGACATCGGATGGGTTTTTTGTGGATGTGGACGTTTCATTTCTTTACCACATCAAGGACCCCTACCTGGTTTTTACCACCATCGGTCCCGGAACCCTCTTTGAGGACAACGGCATTATTCCCAAGGCAGAACCGGCCTTGAAAGAGACCCTGGGGAAATTGACCACCGAAGAATTCTACAACAGTCCGATGCGGGTCCGGAAGACAGAAGAAGCCAAACAGAGACTCAACAATGAATTGAATTTAAAAGGCATTGAAGTGGATCAGGTGCTGGTGCGCTATTTTATATACAGTAAGGAAATCCAGAAAAACATAGAGGAAAAAAAGCTCCAGGATCAGATGGTATTTACCAACCAGGCGGCGGCCCGTGCGGCCAGGGAGGAGGCCGAATTAAAGAAAATCGTGCAGGAAGGGATGGTCATTGCCGCTGTTGAGCTTGAAAAGGGCAAAGCCTATGTCACCCGCAAGATCGCCGAAAAGGATTTTTACGTTCGCAAGAAAAAAGCGGAGGCCGACCTGCTGGTGAAGCTGGCAGAGGCCGAACGCGTACGCCTGAAAAATGAAGCCCTCAAAGGAATCGGCTCCGAGCGCATGGTGGGGCTGAAAATGGCCGATGCATACAAGGGCCTTGACGTGATCATTCTGCCCAGTGACGGTCCGGACGGGGTCAATCCGTTGAATCTGGACAATGCCCTGAAATTGTTTGACGTCCGTAAAGGAGACGGCAAATGAAACACATCTTGATCCGGGTTGCTTTGATGCTGGCCATGTTCGCTTCGGCAGGCTGTATTCCCCATACCACCGGCGAGACAGAGGTAGGCGTTAGAACCCGCAAAATGGCTTTTATCGGACCGAAGGGCGTTGAAGACCGGATATACGCCCCGGGCGCCACCTATTTTTTCCTCCCGTTTATCAACGATTGGAATGTCTTTGACACCAAATTACAGAACCTGGAGATGACCCATTCACAGGTGAAGGGCGATCGTAAATCCAGAGACGATCTGTTGCTGAAAACCATCGACGGCAACGACATCAGTCTGGATGTGATCATCGCCTATCGTATCGATGCGAACAAGGCGCCCTATATTCTTCAGTACGTGGCCCGGGATGACATCACCTTGCGGGATAAAATCGTCCGGACCGTCGCCCGGAGCAAACCGAGGGACATCTTCGGTGAACTTAAAACGGAAGCCTTTTATGTGGCCGATGCTCGCGAAGCCCAGTCTGAAAAGGCCCGGAAGGTGCTGCAGGAAATTCTGGGGCCCATGGGCATCATCGTTGAAAAGGTGCTGACCAATGATTACCGTTTCAACCCCGAGTATCAGAAGGCCATCGAAGACAAGAAAGTGGCCGATCAGCAGGTGGAGAAAAACAAGTCCGCCCAGCACGCAGCCACAGAGGAATACAAGCGCAAACTGGAAGAAGCTAAGGGCGAAGTCAATAAAATGGTGGCGGACGCCGACGGTCAATACCTCAAAAACAAAATCGAGGCCGAC includes:
- a CDS encoding SPFH domain-containing protein — translated: MGNSSMDRILLYINEWMAKFRFPVLHLRRTGAVKILIAGAVLVIVGYNLFFVYVQPDEYGIKVARVGINRGVQKKIYQAGLTFVLPFGLQQIYRLPKGIQVLELTNFPDTAAGAARKDRAAHIQTSDGFFVDVDVSFLYHIKDPYLVFTTIGPGTLFEDNGIIPKAEPALKETLGKLTTEEFYNSPMRVRKTEEAKQRLNNELNLKGIEVDQVLVRYFIYSKEIQKNIEEKKLQDQMVFTNQAAARAAREEAELKKIVQEGMVIAAVELEKGKAYVTRKIAEKDFYVRKKKAEADLLVKLAEAERVRLKNEALKGIGSERMVGLKMADAYKGLDVIILPSDGPDGVNPLNLDNALKLFDVRKGDGK
- a CDS encoding SPFH domain-containing protein; its protein translation is MKHILIRVALMLAMFASAGCIPHTTGETEVGVRTRKMAFIGPKGVEDRIYAPGATYFFLPFINDWNVFDTKLQNLEMTHSQVKGDRKSRDDLLLKTIDGNDISLDVIIAYRIDANKAPYILQYVARDDITLRDKIVRTVARSKPRDIFGELKTEAFYVADAREAQSEKARKVLQEILGPMGIIVEKVLTNDYRFNPEYQKAIEDKKVADQQVEKNKSAQHAATEEYKRKLEEAKGEVNKMVADADGQYLKNKIEADVYQEQQELLAKAIRAEGIAEASGIREMNNALAGAGGEAIVKLRIAEAIQGKRIILLPVSEGGMNLKTTDINRLIETLGVKSLSGGK